One genomic region from Amycolatopsis sp. FBCC-B4732 encodes:
- a CDS encoding GntR family transcriptional regulator, whose protein sequence is MPPRTLSRAGSEPLWRQLQRELLTRLDAGEFTDQFPGELALVEEYEVSRSTVRQALRQLRADGVIVAERGRQPRVAPPAEIAQPLGALYSLFASVEAAGLSQHSVVRTFDVRADALVAERLELEASTPLVYLERLRLAGDEPLALDRVWLPAALAKPLLPADFTHTGLYAELARRTGVRLDHGREEVRAVIPTAAERVQLACAHDVAAFAINRLSHARGRPVEWRHTLVRGDRYALTAEFSAAGYRLV, encoded by the coding sequence ATGCCACCGCGGACGCTCAGCCGCGCCGGCTCCGAGCCGCTCTGGCGCCAGCTCCAGCGCGAGCTGCTGACCAGGCTGGATGCCGGCGAATTCACCGATCAGTTCCCGGGCGAGCTGGCGCTCGTCGAGGAGTACGAAGTGAGCCGCAGCACGGTGCGGCAGGCGCTGCGGCAGCTGCGCGCGGACGGGGTCATCGTCGCCGAGCGGGGCCGCCAGCCCCGGGTGGCGCCGCCGGCCGAGATCGCCCAGCCGCTGGGGGCGCTCTACAGCCTGTTCGCCTCGGTGGAGGCGGCCGGGCTTTCGCAGCACAGCGTCGTGCGCACCTTCGACGTCCGGGCGGACGCGCTCGTGGCCGAGCGGCTGGAGCTCGAAGCGTCGACGCCGCTGGTCTACCTCGAGCGGCTGCGCCTGGCCGGGGACGAGCCGCTGGCCCTCGACCGCGTCTGGCTGCCGGCCGCGCTCGCGAAACCGTTGCTGCCGGCCGATTTCACGCACACCGGCCTGTACGCCGAACTCGCGCGGCGCACCGGGGTGCGGCTCGACCACGGCCGTGAAGAGGTGCGCGCGGTGATCCCGACCGCGGCCGAGCGCGTCCAGCTCGCGTGCGCGCACGACGTGGCGGCGTTCGCGATCAACCGGCTCAGCCACGCCCGCGGCCGCCCGGTGGAGTGGCGCCACACGCTGGTGCGCGGCGACCGCTATGCGTTGACCGCGGAGTTTTCGGCCGCGGGCTACCGGCTGGTGTAG
- a CDS encoding YeiH family protein yields MTTIRNAPAAPPAPVRPRPGVAPGLLVAVAVAAVATALGTLVPVVGGPVFGILLGALAAAVVPRLRGERWTPGYGVASKTVLQASIVVLGTGLSLRQVLAVGGGSLPVMLGTLAVALGGAWLLGRWLGVRGDTQTLIGVGTGICGASAIAATTAVLKPKQADVAYALGTIFTFNIAAVLLFPPLGHLLGLSPHAFGLWAGTAINDTSSVVAASFAYGDDAGSYGLVVKLTRTLTLIPIVIVLAVLKARREARQAGPGDTVAALPWRRIVPLFLLGFLAAAALNSLGVIPGSWHPALSALGTFLITTALAGIGLSLRLADMRRAGARPLLLGGLLWIAVAATSLGLQSLTGTL; encoded by the coding sequence GTGACCACGATCCGGAACGCCCCCGCCGCACCGCCGGCGCCCGTCCGCCCCCGGCCGGGCGTGGCACCCGGCCTGCTGGTGGCCGTCGCGGTCGCCGCGGTCGCGACGGCGCTGGGTACGCTGGTGCCGGTCGTCGGCGGCCCGGTCTTCGGCATCCTGCTCGGTGCGCTCGCCGCCGCCGTCGTGCCGCGGCTGCGCGGCGAGCGCTGGACGCCGGGCTACGGAGTCGCGTCCAAGACCGTGCTGCAGGCTTCGATCGTGGTGCTGGGTACCGGCTTGTCGCTGCGGCAGGTGCTGGCGGTCGGCGGCGGCTCGCTGCCGGTCATGCTCGGCACGCTGGCGGTCGCCCTCGGCGGCGCGTGGCTGCTCGGCCGGTGGCTCGGCGTCCGCGGCGACACGCAGACGCTGATCGGCGTCGGCACCGGGATCTGCGGCGCGTCCGCGATCGCCGCGACCACCGCGGTCCTCAAGCCGAAGCAGGCCGACGTCGCCTACGCCCTCGGCACGATCTTCACCTTCAACATCGCCGCCGTCCTGCTGTTCCCGCCGCTCGGGCACCTGCTCGGCCTGAGCCCGCACGCCTTCGGCCTCTGGGCGGGCACCGCGATCAACGACACGTCTTCGGTCGTCGCGGCCTCCTTCGCCTACGGCGACGACGCCGGGTCCTACGGCCTGGTCGTCAAGCTCACCCGCACGCTCACCCTGATCCCGATCGTCATCGTGCTGGCCGTCCTCAAGGCCCGCCGCGAAGCCCGGCAGGCCGGCCCGGGCGACACCGTCGCCGCGTTGCCCTGGCGCCGGATCGTGCCCCTGTTCCTGCTCGGTTTCCTCGCCGCGGCCGCGCTGAACAGCCTCGGCGTCATCCCCGGCTCGTGGCACCCCGCCCTCTCGGCGCTGGGCACGTTCCTCATCACGACGGCGCTGGCCGGGATCGGGCTTTCCCTGCGCCTGGCGGACATGCGGCGGGCGGGCGCCCGGCCGCTGCTGCTCGGCGGGCTGCTCTGGATCGCCGTCGCCGCGACGAGCCTCGGCCTGCAGTCCCTCACCGGCACGCTCTGA